One genomic segment of Myxococcales bacterium includes these proteins:
- a CDS encoding carbonic anhydrase, with product MQKLVKGIHEFRENYFADHKQLFERLATTGQQPETLFVTCSDSRVVPNLIVNASPGELFIVRNVGNVIPRPDLPGGTAAALEYAVSVLKVDDIIVCGHTQCGAIDAILHPERMANLPFVRRWLAETERVRDVIESRYSDLSPEAQLMAAVEENVLMQLEHLRQYAFVNERLEAGTLRVSGWIFDIKSGRIFDYNPTEGQFQPLDAAR from the coding sequence ATGCAAAAGCTAGTCAAAGGCATCCACGAGTTTCGCGAAAACTATTTCGCCGATCACAAGCAGCTCTTCGAGCGCCTCGCCACGACGGGGCAACAGCCTGAGACGCTCTTTGTCACGTGCTCCGACTCGCGCGTCGTGCCGAACCTCATCGTCAACGCGTCGCCCGGTGAGCTCTTCATCGTGCGCAACGTCGGAAACGTCATCCCGCGGCCCGATCTACCGGGCGGCACGGCGGCGGCGCTCGAATACGCCGTGAGCGTCCTCAAGGTCGACGACATCATCGTGTGCGGTCATACGCAGTGCGGCGCCATCGACGCCATCCTTCACCCGGAGCGCATGGCGAACCTTCCCTTCGTGCGTCGGTGGCTCGCGGAGACGGAGCGCGTGCGAGACGTCATCGAGTCGCGCTACAGCGATCTCTCGCCGGAAGCTCAGCTCATGGCGGCGGTGGAGGAGAACGTGCTCATGCAGCTCGAGCACTTGCGCCAATACGCCTTCGTCAACGAGCGCCTCGAGGCAGGGACGTTGCGCGTCAGCGGTTGGATCTTCGACATCAAGTCGGGCCGCATTTTCGACTACAACCCGACGGAAGGGCAGTTCCAACCGCTCGACGCGGCGCGGTAG
- a CDS encoding VOC family protein, giving the protein MAREHCGITGFDSFHFVVENLERSRKFYRDVLDFAEVARAGDALVQRSGQQSAVFGAGKVRVCVSTPLTQTSKAARYLKVHPAGVMSLSFTVDDLDKTADFLDGRGGTFLSEPLEFKDEAGGTYRSFEIATPLGDVAFRFVERKNFGAFAPGFVDVGQGHSTDPPNRFGIRAVDHATSNGLTMQPIIAWYRDVLGFEPFWEISFHTRDVAKERASGSGLRSIVMWHPESGVKFATNEPLRPFFRDSQIAKFVEDNVGNGVQHVAFAVDDILWSVPELEARGVDFMKTPKSYYEDLPGRLAKLGISNVKAALTELEKKQILVDGAHDKYMLQIFMHEAASMYDDRRAGPFFYEIIQRCGDEGFGYGNFRALFESIERAQKAAGRAS; this is encoded by the coding sequence ATGGCGCGCGAACACTGCGGAATCACCGGCTTCGATTCGTTCCACTTCGTGGTCGAGAACCTCGAACGCTCAAGGAAGTTCTACCGCGACGTCCTCGACTTCGCCGAGGTGGCGCGCGCCGGCGATGCGCTCGTGCAGCGAAGCGGTCAGCAGTCGGCCGTCTTCGGCGCCGGCAAGGTTCGCGTTTGTGTGTCGACGCCCCTCACGCAGACGTCGAAGGCGGCCCGGTACCTCAAGGTCCACCCGGCCGGCGTCATGAGCCTCTCGTTCACCGTCGACGACCTCGACAAGACCGCCGACTTTCTCGATGGGCGCGGCGGAACGTTCTTGAGCGAGCCGCTCGAGTTCAAAGACGAGGCCGGCGGCACGTACCGGTCCTTCGAGATCGCCACCCCGCTAGGCGACGTCGCCTTTCGGTTCGTCGAGCGCAAGAACTTCGGCGCCTTCGCGCCGGGCTTCGTGGACGTCGGCCAAGGTCACTCGACCGACCCGCCGAACCGCTTTGGAATTCGCGCCGTTGATCACGCGACCTCGAACGGCCTCACGATGCAGCCGATCATCGCCTGGTACCGCGACGTCCTCGGCTTCGAGCCCTTCTGGGAAATCAGCTTCCACACGCGCGACGTCGCCAAAGAGCGGGCCAGCGGCTCGGGCCTCCGCTCCATCGTCATGTGGCACCCGGAGAGCGGCGTGAAGTTTGCCACCAACGAGCCGCTCCGGCCGTTCTTCCGCGACTCGCAGATCGCCAAGTTCGTCGAAGACAACGTCGGCAACGGCGTCCAGCACGTCGCCTTCGCCGTCGACGACATCTTGTGGTCGGTGCCGGAGCTCGAAGCGCGCGGCGTCGACTTCATGAAGACACCCAAGTCGTATTACGAAGACCTGCCGGGGCGCCTCGCCAAGCTCGGAATCTCCAACGTCAAGGCGGCCCTTACCGAGCTCGAGAAGAAGCAGATCCTCGTCGACGGCGCCCACGACAAGTACATGCTCCAGATCTTCATGCACGAAGCCGCCTCGATGTACGACGACCGCCGCGCCGGTCCGTTCTTCTACGAAATCATCCAGCGCTGTGGCGACGAGGGCTTTGGCTACGGCAACTTCCGCGCGCTCTTCGAGAGCATCGAGCGGGCCCAGAAGGCTGCGGGGCGAGCTTCGTGA
- a CDS encoding trypsin-like serine protease, with product MMFPSRSLLVAVVAAAGSLAAGCGATRESEDVEEGAILDGFDVTDARADAIGSVGFIYGPTTFDGKCTGTLIARDRVLTAKHCVQATAAEAPYVVDRDVGFAVGFDVHSPRRVVRFTKVERLEPHEGGYVGFGHDVAVYTLAEPIDDVAPLPLANDALSASSVALRLWAVGFGAQDYDGRVRGTRRAGSVRLRAVEGKALPSLFPTFDAMETLLTASEGRDWVTASRGALTSLYGYELLPGGEVYAAPDTAQPCDGDSGGPLVARRAGTVEEYEILGVVSGSKKGRDGRCSVLGEFYAPVSARLVAPLAAR from the coding sequence ATGATGTTTCCTTCGCGCAGCTTGCTCGTAGCCGTAGTCGCCGCGGCGGGCTCGTTGGCGGCCGGCTGCGGGGCCACGCGTGAGAGCGAGGACGTCGAAGAGGGGGCGATCCTCGATGGCTTCGACGTCACCGATGCAAGAGCCGACGCGATTGGGAGCGTGGGCTTCATCTACGGGCCCACGACCTTCGACGGCAAGTGCACCGGGACGCTCATCGCGCGCGACCGCGTCCTCACGGCCAAGCACTGCGTCCAAGCCACCGCCGCCGAGGCGCCCTACGTCGTCGATCGCGACGTGGGCTTCGCCGTTGGCTTCGACGTTCACAGCCCGCGGCGAGTGGTTCGCTTCACGAAGGTGGAGCGGCTGGAGCCCCACGAAGGCGGGTACGTGGGTTTCGGTCACGACGTGGCCGTCTACACGTTGGCGGAACCCATCGACGACGTGGCCCCGTTGCCTTTGGCCAACGATGCGCTTTCTGCGTCAAGCGTGGCACTCCGGCTGTGGGCCGTCGGCTTTGGCGCTCAGGACTACGACGGCCGCGTTCGCGGCACGAGGCGCGCAGGGTCTGTTCGGTTGCGCGCCGTGGAAGGCAAGGCTCTGCCTTCCTTGTTTCCGACCTTCGACGCGATGGAAACGCTTCTCACCGCCTCGGAGGGGCGCGACTGGGTCACGGCGTCGCGCGGCGCGCTGACGTCGCTCTACGGCTACGAGCTCTTGCCCGGCGGCGAGGTCTACGCCGCCCCGGACACGGCTCAGCCGTGCGACGGCGACTCCGGCGGGCCCCTCGTGGCGCGTCGCGCTGGGACCGTCGAAGAATACGAAATCCTGGGGGTCGTTAGCGGCTCGAAGAAGGGGCGCGATGGGCGGTGCAGCGTCCTGGGCGAATTCTACGCGCCAGTCTCTGCGAGGCTTGTTGCTCCGCTCGCGGCGCGCTGA
- a CDS encoding protein kinase: MVRVAGRYELGALIGTGGFASVYRARDLSTARDVALKLIAHGELSSFDRFRHEALALSRLKSRHIARVHDFGRDEELGHYLTMELIDGVPLETASLGRALLPHEVLRVARGLLSALAEAHLAGIVHRDIKPSNVIVPGGLAGLHDVRLLDFGIARDERRAQLREGIGEMDTHEGTVVGTPAYLAPELVAGGRASPATDVYAAGLVLFDLLGQGPLYPGETISDQLAGRLGGDPALHGRVDQPLANLFVRMLARDPSARFARGDAAVRFISELETAPVTADELATGASEAPSRRRPSAPPMSTTLPASRRPSQPPRSIPPSVHPPSGAPESLRPGRPAGLFGTRRLTRLDDEPVAALLGCLHALDLAMLDALARRERHSQWGGLAAGIASALRLDFRAATDVLARLSCPEARAALATLIVPRASRALVARADCPDEAWLSVIEPELAAVFCAIGLSLTTQEAARRHGERCRTVSTRLVEALAGAAWEAAPDLSGVLGTGARRTSMRTTLLMADWCARALLGDVPRSRAKDELLLLRDAETLPLSPLQVFLRAMLVAFATANADQHVTRDQLERASKLAVESGATLLEVRAMVAWGGLLLEIPGRAEQGTTVLDRAATMLAGADSPSLLYIAEHNRGAALLIQGRYAEAAPHPRRAREAAQGELSLDHELLSTNNEVHALLALGDREGAAALIPLISEARASGARARTRMHLRCSRCLEALQRGDVARAEAELSQEGERRKEAEASGDGYLFAEALGILCAWARGQTADFLARTADLEKVAQDRGVTNLYFLQVVEAIATHIEDRTLRDRVAEAASRLSLLLNPERASREA; the protein is encoded by the coding sequence ACTATCTCACGATGGAGCTCATCGACGGCGTGCCGCTCGAGACCGCTTCCCTCGGCCGAGCGCTGTTGCCCCACGAAGTGCTACGCGTGGCCCGGGGGCTCCTCTCGGCGCTCGCGGAGGCGCACCTGGCGGGCATCGTGCATCGCGACATCAAGCCGTCGAACGTCATCGTGCCCGGTGGCCTCGCGGGGCTTCATGACGTGCGACTCTTGGACTTCGGCATCGCTCGCGATGAACGAAGGGCCCAGCTTCGTGAAGGTATCGGCGAGATGGACACCCACGAGGGCACGGTCGTCGGCACGCCGGCGTACTTGGCGCCCGAGCTCGTCGCCGGTGGTCGGGCGTCTCCGGCGACCGACGTGTACGCGGCGGGGCTTGTCCTCTTTGACCTCCTGGGCCAGGGGCCCCTCTATCCGGGAGAGACCATCAGCGATCAGCTCGCCGGCCGGCTCGGTGGCGATCCCGCGCTTCACGGCCGCGTGGACCAGCCGCTGGCGAACTTGTTCGTGCGAATGCTCGCGCGTGATCCGTCGGCGCGCTTCGCCCGAGGCGACGCAGCGGTGCGGTTCATCTCCGAGCTTGAGACGGCGCCCGTCACGGCCGATGAGCTGGCGACTGGCGCGAGCGAGGCTCCGAGCCGGAGGCGGCCGAGCGCCCCGCCCATGTCCACGACGTTGCCGGCTTCGCGGCGGCCCAGCCAGCCGCCGCGTTCGATCCCGCCGAGCGTTCATCCGCCCTCCGGCGCGCCCGAATCGCTAAGGCCCGGTAGGCCCGCAGGCCTCTTCGGCACGCGGCGTTTAACGCGCCTCGACGATGAGCCCGTGGCCGCGCTTCTTGGATGCCTCCACGCGCTCGACCTCGCGATGCTCGATGCGCTCGCTCGACGCGAACGCCACTCCCAGTGGGGTGGCTTGGCGGCGGGCATCGCCTCCGCTTTGCGCTTGGACTTTCGCGCCGCCACCGACGTCCTCGCGCGGCTGTCGTGTCCCGAGGCTCGCGCCGCGTTGGCCACGCTTATCGTGCCGCGCGCATCGCGCGCCCTCGTCGCGCGCGCCGACTGCCCCGACGAAGCGTGGCTCTCGGTCATCGAGCCTGAGCTGGCGGCTGTTTTTTGCGCCATCGGCCTGTCGCTCACGACGCAAGAGGCGGCGCGCCGTCACGGAGAGCGCTGCCGAACGGTCAGCACACGCCTCGTCGAGGCGCTCGCGGGAGCCGCGTGGGAGGCCGCGCCCGACCTCTCCGGCGTCCTGGGCACGGGCGCGCGGCGGACGTCGATGCGCACGACGCTCCTCATGGCCGATTGGTGCGCGCGGGCGCTCCTCGGGGACGTGCCGCGCTCGCGCGCGAAAGACGAGCTGCTGCTGTTGCGCGATGCGGAGACGCTGCCGCTGAGCCCGCTCCAGGTGTTTCTTCGGGCCATGCTCGTGGCCTTCGCGACGGCCAACGCGGACCAACACGTCACACGCGATCAGCTCGAACGCGCGTCCAAGCTCGCCGTCGAATCGGGAGCCACGCTCCTCGAGGTGAGGGCCATGGTGGCTTGGGGAGGGCTCCTGCTCGAGATCCCGGGTCGTGCCGAGCAGGGAACCACGGTCCTCGATCGCGCCGCCACGATGCTCGCGGGAGCCGACTCGCCTTCGCTCCTCTACATCGCGGAGCACAACCGAGGCGCAGCCTTGCTCATTCAGGGCCGCTACGCCGAGGCGGCGCCGCACCCGCGTCGCGCGCGCGAGGCTGCGCAAGGCGAGCTCTCGCTCGACCACGAGCTGCTCTCGACGAACAACGAGGTTCATGCGCTCTTGGCGCTCGGCGATCGCGAAGGCGCCGCGGCGCTGATCCCGCTCATCTCCGAGGCGCGCGCTTCCGGTGCCCGAGCGCGAACGCGAATGCACCTCCGCTGTTCGCGGTGCCTTGAGGCGTTGCAGCGAGGCGACGTCGCGCGCGCGGAAGCGGAGCTCTCGCAAGAAGGGGAGCGGCGAAAGGAGGCGGAGGCCTCGGGCGACGGCTACCTCTTCGCCGAGGCGCTCGGCATCCTCTGCGCGTGGGCCCGCGGCCAGACGGCGGACTTCTTGGCCCGCACCGCCGACCTCGAGAAGGTCGCGCAGGATCGTGGCGTGACGAATCTCTACTTCCTGCAAGTGGTCGAGGCCATCGCCACGCACATTGAGGACCGGACCCTCAGGGATCGGGTGGCGGAGGCTGCGTCCCGGCTGTCCTTGTTGCTCAACCCCGAACGGGCCTCCCGGGAGGCGTGA
- a CDS encoding homogentisate 1,2-dioxygenase, which produces MIDRMVQGLVPDKPHTAFRTANGGLYYEEMFTRGGFADAFTYFYHQNPITPHREVTETTRGYPRAQADLGASHPLKRRLYASERVSAGGQLLDRRTPILTSADVTVHLARPTETDDAYFANGDGDELWFIHEGEGRLESPCDFLDVKANDYVFVPRSLIHRWHIDAPLRLMGFELHGGMHVPEQFRNPVGQLKMDAPYTHRDFVRPRGPIASATGPLEGPRELFVRKGGRTTRYVLETPPMDVVGWDGTVYPFAFDILKYQPKTGLVHLPPTIHTTFAARGVLVCSFVPRLVDFHPQAIPCPYPHSSVDCDEVILYLRGNFTSRRGVGPGAISLHPAGIAHGPHPGAYEASIGATRTDELAVMIDTYLPLLPTAQAANLEEPGYHGSWGAH; this is translated from the coding sequence GTGATCGACCGCATGGTGCAGGGCCTGGTGCCCGACAAGCCGCACACCGCGTTTCGCACGGCGAACGGTGGCCTCTACTACGAAGAGATGTTCACGCGCGGGGGCTTCGCCGACGCCTTCACGTATTTCTATCACCAGAACCCCATCACCCCGCATCGCGAGGTGACGGAGACGACGCGCGGCTATCCGCGCGCGCAGGCCGACCTTGGCGCGTCGCATCCGCTCAAACGCCGCCTCTACGCGTCGGAGCGGGTTTCCGCCGGGGGGCAGCTCCTCGATCGCCGAACGCCGATCCTCACGAGCGCCGACGTGACCGTGCACTTGGCGCGCCCGACGGAGACCGACGACGCGTATTTCGCCAACGGCGACGGTGACGAGCTCTGGTTCATCCATGAAGGAGAGGGGCGCCTCGAATCGCCCTGCGACTTCCTCGACGTGAAGGCCAACGACTACGTCTTCGTGCCGCGCTCGTTGATCCATCGCTGGCATATCGACGCGCCGCTGCGGCTCATGGGCTTCGAGCTCCACGGCGGCATGCACGTGCCGGAGCAGTTTCGTAACCCCGTGGGCCAGCTCAAGATGGATGCGCCCTACACGCATCGCGACTTCGTGAGACCCCGCGGGCCCATCGCCTCGGCGACGGGCCCTCTCGAAGGACCGCGCGAGCTGTTCGTACGCAAGGGCGGCCGAACGACGCGCTACGTGCTCGAGACTCCGCCGATGGATGTCGTCGGTTGGGATGGCACCGTGTACCCGTTCGCGTTCGACATCCTCAAGTACCAGCCGAAGACGGGCCTCGTTCATTTGCCGCCGACGATTCACACGACGTTTGCCGCGCGCGGCGTCCTCGTGTGTTCCTTCGTTCCGCGCCTCGTCGACTTCCATCCTCAGGCGATCCCTTGTCCGTATCCGCACTCGAGCGTCGACTGCGACGAGGTCATCCTCTACCTGCGAGGCAACTTCACGAGCCGTCGCGGCGTTGGTCCCGGTGCCATCTCGCTGCACCCGGCGGGCATTGCGCACGGGCCTCACCCCGGCGCCTACGAGGCGTCGATCGGTGCCACCCGCACCGACGAGCTGGCGGTGATGATCGATACGTATTTGCCGCTCTTGCCCACGGCGCAGGCGGCAAACCTCGAAGAGCCCGGGTACCACGGCTCCTGGGGCGCTCACTGA